Proteins encoded together in one Terriglobia bacterium window:
- a CDS encoding STAS domain-containing protein, with protein MALKFETRMVGRVAVVSCSGPIAFGEQATELHIHTKGLLTDGRLVLLDLRDVPYVDSAGVGTLFAIYASTLTSHAKLALAGLSPRVHEILETSRLLSLVQSYAEAEQALQALTGS; from the coding sequence ATGGCGCTGAAGTTCGAGACTCGCATGGTGGGAAGAGTGGCGGTGGTGTCCTGTTCCGGCCCAATCGCCTTCGGGGAGCAAGCCACCGAACTGCACATCCACACGAAAGGGCTGCTGACGGATGGACGCCTGGTGTTACTCGACCTGAGGGATGTGCCCTACGTGGATAGCGCCGGCGTGGGCACACTGTTCGCCATCTATGCTTCCACCCTGACAAGCCACGCCAAGCTGGCACTGGCCGGTCTCAGCCCTCGGGTCCACGAGATTCTGGAGACCAGCAGGCTGCTTTCGCTCGTGCAATCGTACGCGGAAGCCGAGCAAGCCTTGCAGGCGCTAACAGGATCCTAG